CACAGACCTACCATTCCCTGATATCTTTCTCTCTCGAAAGAATCTCAAAGTATAAATCAATAACAAAAACTGGATTTAAGAGACaatggaaaagaaaattaaaaatgaaaaagcaaAAATTCTAATTTATCTACAAAGATGGATCTTCACTATAAGATCTATCTACGGCGGCTGCAAAGACGACAATATCCGCATAAAAAAGTCGGATAGGCGTCTGAGTTTAGATAAGAGCTCTGCATTTCTCCCGAAGTAAGACTCCGCATTCAACAACATTACCTGAATATCGTGCTGCACTGCTTCTAAACTTCGATAATAGTTGTTCTCCAACCTAGACTGGATAATATCAAATGATAATGGCACAGGGTACCTGCCAAAATAGTCATTTCCAACATTCAGTCACGTTTTAAACCCAAAAGCCAGAGAGTACCGGCTAACACCGAGTTTGGCGGGTGGAAATGAGGAAGGAAAGTGTGTGGATGGAAATTTCCACTTGAATAAGCAATGTTTTTAACAATTTAGTAACATTTCTCTATTTTACATCCTTTGTACCAAACATAACAAAGGAAACATAGCTTTCCCTTTCCTCATCTTTTTCCCTTCCATTCATTTTCCTTCCTACCAAACATGGTGTAAAATTATGAAGCAGGAATGCAGGATGTATATGAATGCTGACACGTATTAAAAACTTCAGATTGAACATCCATATAAGCATGTAAAACATGactctttaaaaattatttacctGTTTGTAAAATTAGACTTCTGTGAAACTTGCTTCAATTTATTTACTGCGTATTGATCCTGAAATAATTTAAAGCAAAAATTAACAAGAATTTAATGGTAAAGCTTCCAATAAATTTAACCTACTCCAACAGTGTCACTTGAACTTAAGCTCGAGTGATAAGCAATTTGGTAGACCTAATTAAGTTCAAGCTTGGACACTAATCCTGTACTTCGCATTAATTACTAACAGTTcaggaaaaaatattttaagactCATATTTTGCCAGATACCTGAGCTTTGTGAGAAGATTTCTCCAATTTGGCAAAGGCTGAAAGTAGATTATCTCTGATATTACTATCAATATGAGGCTGCTCCCACTGAGTATCCGCATCAAAGAGCTCCCATGGACTGTGAATTTGTGGTTCCTTGGGCTCACTCCGGTACTGAACAGTGTACCTTTCCCATGGACTATCGGGAAATTCATAAGATTTGGGCTTCACAGCCACAATCCGGCCATCCCACCAACTTCCATCGTCCCCACTCGCATCTTTCCACCAGACTTTGCACTTATCCCTGCAGCTCCAATTTCTATCAATAGCAGCATCAAAGCGAGTTCTTTCTACAAGGAAGTCAGGGAAACCAGTCATATCAGGCAGTGTCAAGTTAAATGCTCTATCAAACATGCTGGAAGAAGGGTCTGTAAATTTAAGAGTCATTTTGCAGCAACTCTCCCCAGACCCTGGAGAAGTGGAATATTCAAGCCCTTCAACTCTACAAAATTCCACTGCCCTTAACATGCTCCCTCCTTTTGATGAAGTCCATGGTCCTGATTCCTTCAAGCCAATATGAGCTGCATATTCTTGATGCCCCTGAAAGAATGGAAGCtactaaacataaaaattttgcaACTACCAATACCAACCATCAAAATTGGAATACAGAACTTAGATAACAggaatggataaaaataattagtattTTATCTTTACCTGTCTCAAGTATACAATTTCATCACCTAGTTGGGGAATATAGCGAGACCCTTCCTCATGTGTTGTCAGCATTAACCATGATCCTCGTCTTGTTGATTGATTGGGTTTCCGTATTGGACTCGTGTCATGGAAATAGTAATTACTTCTCCTGTTTCTAGTAGACCTTGATCCAACTGCCATCCTTGAACTTGATCCCCATTCCTTGCTAGGAAGTTGAGACCCATTTGTAGAACCATCCTGGGTGCTTCTATGTACATCTTCTGATTGAAGTACATGCCCTTTCAACCTGCCGGACAGTTTGTTATGAGTCCCATTTGTTGAGCCTTCATGGAGGTCTCCTATCAAACTACTATTATGGTTAGATACATTTGCAGTGCTTTCTACCATGGCACTGCCACTTTCTGAATTGGACCTATCCCTCTGTGTCTTTGATCTCCGATAAACAACATTATACATCTTTTTTGAACCTGGTTGTAACCCTCCAGAGACAAGAGGAGTTGACATGGGAATTCTATCAACTTGAGCATCCAAATCTAGCAACCCATCACCTTCATTACCTGAACAGATATCATTGGATCCATCAACTAAGGGTACCTCTGAAACTAGGTCTTTTGCCCTCTCTGACGTGCCATCATTTAATGCATCATATCCACCATTCATATGACCTcttgaaattttcattttcagCCCAGGACTTTCATCGTCAATTGTGGTCCTTTTGGAGAAAAACCTTAACTTAGTTGAAATAGTCATATTGCCCTCTTTTACCTCAGAAGGCTGTCCATTCTGATTAAAAGTTGAGATAGGCATATCCTCAGCTGATCTGTTGACCCATTTTGGTGATTTAGGATATTTTATATGTTCACTAGGACCTGAGGGGTCCTCAGCATTATCAGGATCATCCAAAACTTCCCTTTCATTCCGAAGGTTCTCCGGTGTTGTCACCTTACCATTCATATCCTCCTTGCAAGTTTGGATATCTGTGCTCAGGGATACAGTAGCACAAGCCTTTTCCGGTCCTACATATCCATTGACATTATTTTCTTTGTGGTCACCAAGACATCGTGTAGACCCAGCATACGCATCTGATGACACAAGTTCACCCAATCTCAGACGTTTGGAAGTACGAGCCTTAACTCCTCCCCACTTAATTGCCCCATGCCCTCCATCTTTGTAAGCTTCAGTCAGATCTAAATGATCTTCAATCTTGTCTGATTGCCCCCTTAGTCCACCTATCATGCTATTGTTTGCATCAACAGAAGAACACCCCATATCCAATGAGCTTATATGTTTTACGCTTCCTTCAGAACCTTTGTGTGACAAACTTGCAGAATTTTCCCGTCTTTCAGGTGGCACAAGCTTATTTGGATCCCAGCCGGGCAATTTAAGGACCAATCTTTTCCTGTTCCCAGCATTATGAGATTCAGGAAGTGCATTAGCTTTAGCAACATCCTCAGATTCACCAAAGAAGACTTCTTTTCCTTTTGAAAGTTTGATTTGTTCATTCGGCAAATCTCTATCAGATTCATCACTGTCAACGTATGAATCTGGTATCATAGATTCACTCTCAGAAGAATCACCTTCAGAGTCATATTCATCTTCCCCATCAGTTGATGTTCCAGTTATTTTAGAAAAGAAGTGTAAAGCATTGCGTGCAGCAGCTCTTCGAGGTCTTGATGATTTTGAGGAAGTTTTTGAAGTAGAAGACTTTCTCCGTAAAGCTTTTCGTTCATTTCTTGATTTCCTAATAGGGCCATTACTTAAGGAGTTGCCATCGCATTCATCCAAATTCCTTCTTTTAACACGCCTACCGGAAGATGTCATAAACTCACTCTGAAGTGGAGGAAAATTCAAGTCAACCAAGTGCctctaaaaacattaaaatatagtAACGAAAAGGATA
This window of the Gossypium hirsutum isolate 1008001.06 chromosome A09, Gossypium_hirsutum_v2.1, whole genome shotgun sequence genome carries:
- the LOC107888953 gene encoding bromodomain and WD repeat-containing protein 1 produces the protein MALQKYVPSSDSPSVRMKPLSFSTKVRAQLADGETDDSKKHNVDVDLREVYFLIMHFLSTGPCKRTCGQFWNELLENQLLPRRYHAWYSRKGEDSGHENDDGLSFPLSYAQLVERNPHIEKDHLIKLLKQLLLTAPSQSKDKSARHTPNAADVPTLLGTGPFSLLSYDDNKGKSEAKRPPVHMRWPHMHADQVRGLGLREIGGGFTRHHRSPSIRAACYAIAKPSTMVQKMQNIKRLRGHRNAVYCAIFDRSGRYVITGSDDRLVKIWSMETAYCLASCRGHEGDITDLAVSSNNFMVASASNDCIIRVWHLPDGQPISVLRGHTGAVTAIAFSPRPGSVYQLLSSSDDGTCRIWDARNAEIRPRIYVPKPSDSLAGKNSGSSSTSGQQSHQIFCCAFNANGTVFVTGSSDTLARVWVACKPNTDDSDQPNHEIDVLSGHENDVNYVQFSGCSVSSRFSTADGLKEDSVPKFRNSWFSQDNIVTCSRDGSAIIWVPKSRRSHGKVGRWCKHYHLKVPPPPLPPQPPRGGPRQRILPTPRGVNMIIWSLDNRFVLAAIMDCRICVWNAADGSLVHSLSGHTDSTYVLDVHPFNPRIAMSAGYDGRTIVWDIWEGTPIRIYEIARFKLVDGKFSSDGTSIILSDDVGQLYILNTGQGESQKDAKYDQFFLGDYRPLIHDTFGNSLDLETQLTTYRRNMQDLLCDSGMIPYTEPYQTMYQKRRLGALGLEWKPGALNLSVGPNFSLDQDYQIPPLADLDAIAAPLPAFLDAMDWEPEIEVQSDDNDSEYNVIEEYSTGGEQGSLGSLSGDPECSTDDSEIDDTHKDARRRSKRKKPKADSEFMTSSGRRVKRRNLDECDGNSLSNGPIRKSRNERKALRRKSSTSKTSSKSSRPRRAAARNALHFFSKITGTSTDGEDEYDSEGDSSESESMIPDSYVDSDESDRDLPNEQIKLSKGKEVFFGESEDVAKANALPESHNAGNRKRLVLKLPGWDPNKLVPPERRENSASLSHKGSEGSVKHISSLDMGCSSVDANNSMIGGLRGQSDKIEDHLDLTEAYKDGGHGAIKWGGVKARTSKRLRLGELVSSDAYAGSTRCLGDHKENNVNGYVGPEKACATVSLSTDIQTCKEDMNGKVTTPENLRNEREVLDDPDNAEDPSGPSEHIKYPKSPKWVNRSAEDMPISTFNQNGQPSEVKEGNMTISTKLRFFSKRTTIDDESPGLKMKISRGHMNGGYDALNDGTSERAKDLVSEVPLVDGSNDICSGNEGDGLLDLDAQVDRIPMSTPLVSGGLQPGSKKMYNVVYRRSKTQRDRSNSESGSAMVESTANVSNHNSSLIGDLHEGSTNGTHNKLSGRLKGHVLQSEDVHRSTQDGSTNGSQLPSKEWGSSSRMAVGSRSTRNRRSNYYFHDTSPIRKPNQSTRRGSWLMLTTHEEGSRYIPQLGDEIVYLRQGHQEYAAHIGLKESGPWTSSKGGSMLRAVEFCRVEGLEYSTSPGSGESCCKMTLKFTDPSSSMFDRAFNLTLPDMTGFPDFLVERTRFDAAIDRNWSCRDKCKVWWKDASGDDGSWWDGRIVAVKPKSYEFPDSPWERYTVQYRSEPKEPQIHSPWELFDADTQWEQPHIDSNIRDNLLSAFAKLEKSSHKAQDQYAVNKLKQVSQKSNFTNRYPVPLSFDIIQSRLENNYYRSLEAVQHDIQVMLLNAESYFGRNAELLSKLRRLSDFFMRILSSLQPP